The following proteins are co-located in the Candidatus Atribacteria bacterium ADurb.Bin276 genome:
- the sugC_2 gene encoding Trehalose import ATP-binding protein SugC, whose protein sequence is MAEIELRKVVKKYGELTAVNDLTFNEEDGELLVLLGSPGAGKSSTLKMIAGVESVSSGEIIMNGQVINRFDPSERDMAMAFETYALYPHLSVFENIAFPLRSPKRAQKYSEDDVKKMVQEVAEFLEIEMLLERKPKELSGGQRQRVSLARCLIRTPQLYLFDEPIAHLDAKLRHRLRRELKKWQQTRKITTLYTTTDYLEAFSMGDRIVILNRGVLLQIGKWEEIYNRPAHLTIGTIISDPHMNTFLGEVVSAGDKISIQVKDIRFDIPSEIQNQIIESNVKEVIVGIFPSKIQPVDRVENKSLKSNNYVEGLVEFIESRGSRRIVFLKTPHNLTFTLQLPLERPIRIGENIMCLFGKENIQIFDKDTKKNIMLL, encoded by the coding sequence TAACTGCTGTAAATGATTTAACCTTTAATGAAGAAGATGGTGAATTATTGGTTTTATTAGGAAGCCCAGGCGCCGGAAAAAGTTCCACATTAAAAATGATTGCTGGAGTAGAAAGCGTTTCTTCGGGAGAGATAATCATGAATGGGCAAGTAATAAATCGATTTGATCCTTCTGAAAGAGACATGGCAATGGCTTTTGAAACCTATGCTCTTTATCCTCATTTATCGGTTTTTGAAAATATAGCTTTCCCTCTTCGTTCTCCAAAGAGAGCTCAAAAGTATTCAGAAGATGATGTTAAAAAGATGGTTCAAGAAGTCGCCGAATTTTTGGAAATAGAAATGTTGTTAGAAAGAAAACCGAAAGAATTAAGTGGTGGTCAACGGCAAAGAGTCAGTCTTGCAAGGTGTTTAATTCGAACTCCACAACTTTATTTATTTGATGAACCTATTGCTCATCTTGATGCCAAGCTCCGACATCGGTTACGAAGAGAACTTAAAAAATGGCAACAGACAAGAAAAATTACAACTCTTTATACGACAACTGATTATTTAGAGGCATTTTCCATGGGTGATCGAATCGTCATACTAAACCGTGGGGTTTTATTACAAATCGGGAAATGGGAAGAGATTTATAATAGACCAGCTCATTTGACTATTGGAACTATTATTAGTGATCCTCATATGAACACTTTTTTAGGAGAAGTTGTTTCTGCGGGAGACAAAATATCTATCCAGGTGAAAGACATTAGATTTGATATTCCTTCTGAAATACAAAATCAAATTATAGAATCCAATGTAAAAGAAGTGATAGTGGGGATATTTCCCAGTAAGATTCAACCTGTGGATCGAGTGGAAAATAAAAGTTTAAAATCGAACAATTATGTGGAAGGGCTTGTTGAGTTTATTGAATCTCGGGGGTCAAGGAGAATAGTTTTTTTAAAAACACCACACAACCTTACTTTTACTTTACAACTCCCCTTAGAACGACCAATTAGAATCGGGGAGAATATTATGTGTTTATTTGGCAAAGAGAATATTCAAATTTTTGATAAAGATACTAAAAAGAATATTATGCTCTTATAG